Proteins found in one Rhodobacteraceae bacterium D3-12 genomic segment:
- a CDS encoding CoA ester lyase, with product MSDLLFPLFLPATRPDRLTRARCSGADWVILDLEDAVAPNDKAGARDGIARMGFAGSGAPVCVRVNGFSTQWFDADISLARHLPFGSLLLPKAEDPAKVEQLRAALPAGMELWGLIETARGIGNLRLLAPLFDRLLFGAIDLAADLGIAVSETALTHARAEIVLAARIADRPGPIDAVTPAVRDASLLKAEARHSVAMGFRGKMLIHPDQIIPARTAWLPATETINWAKRVLSAPEGVGVVDGQMIDAPVVARAHRILADAAAVQAAPT from the coding sequence ATGTCCGATCTGCTGTTCCCCCTCTTCCTCCCCGCAACACGACCAGACCGCCTAACCCGCGCACGCTGCTCCGGCGCCGATTGGGTCATCCTCGATCTTGAGGATGCCGTCGCGCCAAACGACAAAGCCGGGGCGCGCGACGGCATAGCCCGGATGGGTTTCGCCGGCTCTGGCGCGCCCGTTTGTGTCCGGGTCAACGGTTTTTCAACACAGTGGTTCGACGCCGACATTTCACTCGCGCGCCATTTGCCTTTTGGGTCGCTGCTCTTACCGAAAGCCGAAGACCCTGCCAAAGTCGAGCAACTCAGAGCCGCACTGCCTGCTGGCATGGAGCTTTGGGGGCTTATCGAGACGGCCCGCGGGATCGGAAACTTGCGCCTCCTTGCGCCGCTCTTCGATCGCCTTCTTTTCGGTGCCATTGATTTGGCGGCTGATCTCGGCATCGCTGTTAGCGAAACGGCCCTTACCCATGCCCGCGCCGAAATCGTCCTTGCCGCGCGGATCGCGGATCGTCCGGGCCCGATTGATGCCGTTACTCCCGCTGTGCGCGACGCCTCGCTTCTAAAAGCCGAAGCGCGTCACAGTGTGGCGATGGGATTTCGCGGCAAAATGCTAATCCATCCTGACCAAATCATCCCTGCTCGCACGGCTTGGCTACCTGCGACGGAAACAATTAATTGGGCAAAACGTGTGCTGTCTGCCCCCGAGGGCGTTGGCGTGGTCGACGGCCAAATGATCGACGCTCCGGTCGTTGCCCGCGCCCACCGTATTCTGGCCGACGCCGCAGCAGTTCAAGCTGCGCCTACATAG
- a CDS encoding MmgE/PrpD family protein yields MTNLLEPFLDLATLPSAKINPEARKTAQASLLDWIVCGRAGQSEPVASRLRQFATSEGGHSQATMFGGGRVPARMAALVNGTTSHALDYDDTHFAHVGHLSVGIYPAALAVGEVTKASAENVIDAFVIGSEVAIRIGMMLGTEHYQRGFHQTATAGAFGATVAAGRLIGLRRNQIRHALNLVATRAAGLKSQFGTMGKPLNAGFSASNGVEAAQLAAIGVSSAQDAVFGSQGFVPTHTDAPQLDVFAPLETWLLPKISYKFHACCHGTHAMIEALLGLHLNDMPKTVNIRTNPRWMSVCNILSPTTGLEVKFSYRWLAAMVLSDRDTGAAASYDDAVTRDPEISALADRITIESDPSVDDTKVAGEVVLADGTVLPLAHDLTAPIASDVLIEKLFTKARGLLGDDRTHDLKPLIGDISALQASDLAAMVGRTP; encoded by the coding sequence ATGACAAATCTGCTCGAACCTTTCCTCGACCTTGCAACTCTTCCTTCTGCAAAGATCAATCCTGAGGCCCGCAAGACAGCGCAAGCCTCACTGTTGGACTGGATCGTCTGTGGCCGCGCAGGTCAGTCCGAGCCCGTTGCTTCCCGGCTACGCCAGTTCGCCACAAGCGAGGGCGGCCACAGCCAGGCCACGATGTTCGGCGGCGGGCGCGTGCCGGCGCGCATGGCGGCTCTGGTCAATGGCACCACAAGCCACGCATTGGACTACGACGACACGCATTTCGCACATGTCGGGCATTTGTCGGTCGGCATTTACCCCGCCGCTCTCGCTGTTGGCGAAGTGACAAAAGCGTCGGCTGAAAACGTCATCGACGCCTTTGTCATCGGCAGCGAAGTCGCCATCCGCATCGGCATGATGCTCGGCACAGAGCACTACCAACGCGGGTTCCACCAGACCGCCACCGCGGGCGCCTTTGGCGCAACGGTCGCTGCAGGCCGATTGATCGGCCTTCGGCGCAATCAAATTCGCCACGCACTCAATCTCGTCGCGACACGGGCCGCCGGCCTGAAATCGCAATTCGGCACTATGGGCAAACCACTGAACGCCGGGTTTTCCGCATCAAACGGCGTAGAAGCCGCGCAACTTGCCGCGATCGGTGTCTCTTCGGCGCAGGATGCGGTGTTTGGGTCGCAGGGCTTTGTACCAACCCACACCGACGCGCCGCAACTCGATGTTTTCGCCCCGCTGGAAACGTGGTTGTTGCCCAAGATTAGCTACAAGTTTCACGCCTGTTGCCACGGCACCCACGCGATGATCGAAGCGTTGCTTGGTCTCCATCTGAACGACATGCCAAAAACTGTAAACATCCGCACAAACCCTCGCTGGATGTCGGTCTGCAATATTCTCTCCCCCACCACGGGATTGGAAGTCAAGTTCAGCTACCGCTGGCTTGCCGCCATGGTCCTGTCGGACCGCGACACTGGCGCAGCGGCGAGCTACGATGACGCCGTCACCCGCGACCCCGAAATTTCTGCGCTGGCCGACCGCATCACAATCGAGAGCGACCCAAGCGTCGATGACACCAAGGTCGCTGGCGAAGTGGTCCTTGCCGATGGCACAGTGCTGCCGCTGGCACATGATCTTACCGCTCCAATTGCAAGTGATGTCCTGATTGAAAAACTGTTCACCAAGGCCCGTGGCTTGCTGGGGGATGATCGCACGCATGATCTCAAACCCCTCATTGGTGACATCTCAGCGTTGCAAGCTTCAGACCTCGCAGCGATGGTTGGTCGAACGCCATGA
- a CDS encoding acyl-CoA/acyl-ACP dehydrogenase, which yields MPTSASSENDDLRHALRALCSGFGPEYHRKHAQNRTYPVEFIDALTRDGWLAAMIPETFGGAGLGLTEASIVMEEINRGGGNAGHCHGQMYNMGTLLRHGSDAQKALYLPRIASGELRLQSMAVTEPTTGTDTTKIKTTAHRKGDQYIINGQKVWISRLEHSDLMILLARTTPLAEVKKKSHGMSIFIVELADALDQGMTIQPIQNMVGHETHEVFFDNLEIPAENLIGEEGMGFRYILDGLNAERTLIAAECIGDGYWFLERAVQYANERVVFDRPIGQNQGVSFPLARAYVNVEAANLMRFEACRRFDAQEDCGSQANMAKLLAADASWEAANACLQTHGGFGFAEEYDIERKFRETRLYQVAPVSTNLILSYVAEHVLGLPRSF from the coding sequence ATGCCCACAAGCGCCTCAAGCGAAAACGACGACCTGCGCCATGCGCTCCGCGCCCTTTGCTCTGGGTTCGGGCCCGAATACCACCGGAAGCATGCGCAAAATCGCACCTATCCAGTTGAATTCATTGATGCGCTGACCCGTGACGGTTGGCTCGCGGCGATGATCCCTGAAACCTTTGGCGGTGCCGGGCTTGGCCTCACCGAGGCATCAATCGTCATGGAAGAAATCAACCGCGGGGGCGGGAATGCGGGCCATTGCCACGGTCAGATGTATAATATGGGCACGCTCCTTCGCCACGGCTCTGATGCACAAAAAGCCCTCTATCTTCCACGGATCGCTTCGGGCGAACTGCGGCTGCAATCCATGGCCGTAACGGAACCCACTACCGGGACCGACACGACCAAAATCAAGACCACCGCTCACCGCAAGGGCGATCAATACATCATCAATGGCCAAAAAGTATGGATCAGCCGGCTCGAGCATTCCGACCTGATGATCCTCCTCGCCCGAACAACGCCTCTTGCAGAGGTGAAAAAGAAATCCCACGGGATGAGCATCTTTATTGTCGAACTGGCCGATGCCTTGGATCAGGGCATGACGATTCAGCCAATCCAAAATATGGTCGGGCATGAAACCCATGAGGTGTTCTTTGACAACCTCGAAATTCCCGCCGAAAACCTCATTGGAGAAGAAGGGATGGGCTTTCGCTATATCCTTGATGGCCTCAACGCCGAACGAACGCTCATTGCCGCGGAATGCATCGGGGACGGCTACTGGTTCCTCGAACGTGCCGTGCAATATGCCAACGAACGCGTGGTTTTCGACCGCCCCATCGGACAAAATCAAGGTGTCTCGTTTCCCTTGGCGCGGGCCTATGTGAACGTCGAAGCCGCCAACCTGATGCGGTTCGAAGCCTGCCGCCGATTTGACGCACAGGAAGACTGCGGTTCCCAAGCCAATATGGCCAAGCTGCTGGCTGCGGACGCCTCTTGGGAGGCGGCCAATGCCTGCCTGCAAACTCATGGCGGTTTCGGTTTTGCAGAAGAATACGACATCGAGCGAAAATTCCGCGAGACGCGGCTCTATCAAGTCGCACCAGTCTCAACCAACCTGATCCTCAGCTATGTGGCGGAACACGTTCTCGGCCTGCCCCGGTCGTTCTGA
- a CDS encoding CoA transferase: MADLSGLFVVSIEQAVAAPYVSARLAEAGARVIKIERPEGDFARGYDQLVQGESAYFVWLNRGKESVCLDLRQADDKALLSKLVSRADIFIQNLAPGAIERLGFAPDRLRAENPRLITVSISGYGEDGPMADRKAYDLLVQAESGLSSITGNETGSARIGVSICDITCGMTAYQSVLEALLARASTGKGRHLSVSLFHALTDWMNVPYLQYTYGGKMPHRAGLSHPTIAPYGVFSCADGSQILIAIQNEREWARFCSDVLADKALVTDQRYASNSLRVENRATLEAQVARTLAKHDRAEVTRILSKASIAFGHVSTMADLADHPQNNFVETDTPSGPVKLLAPGTRIDGKTRKFGPVPALGEHTTSVRDEFSAPASFAAK, from the coding sequence ATGGCGGATTTGTCGGGACTGTTTGTGGTCTCCATCGAACAAGCAGTAGCGGCGCCCTATGTCTCTGCGCGACTGGCCGAAGCGGGTGCGCGGGTGATCAAGATCGAACGCCCAGAGGGAGACTTCGCCCGTGGCTATGATCAGCTTGTTCAAGGGGAAAGCGCCTATTTCGTGTGGCTCAACCGAGGAAAAGAAAGCGTTTGTCTCGACTTGCGCCAAGCTGACGACAAGGCGCTTTTGTCCAAATTGGTATCGCGCGCAGATATATTCATCCAAAATCTCGCGCCCGGCGCGATCGAGCGGTTGGGCTTTGCACCTGATCGCCTGCGAGCCGAAAACCCCCGACTGATAACAGTTTCAATCAGCGGCTATGGCGAAGACGGACCGATGGCAGATCGCAAGGCCTATGACCTGTTGGTTCAGGCAGAAAGCGGGCTATCATCAATCACCGGTAACGAAACCGGCTCGGCACGGATCGGTGTTTCCATCTGCGACATCACTTGTGGCATGACCGCTTATCAATCCGTCCTCGAAGCTCTTCTCGCCCGCGCCAGCACCGGCAAAGGCCGGCACCTGTCGGTAAGCTTGTTTCATGCCCTGACCGACTGGATGAACGTGCCGTATCTTCAGTATACCTATGGCGGGAAAATGCCTCATCGCGCCGGGCTATCGCACCCCACCATTGCACCTTACGGCGTTTTTTCATGTGCTGACGGAAGCCAAATCCTGATCGCAATCCAGAACGAGCGCGAATGGGCGCGCTTTTGTTCTGATGTTCTGGCGGATAAAGCGCTAGTCACTGACCAACGCTATGCCTCCAACTCGCTGCGCGTCGAAAATCGCGCAACACTCGAAGCGCAAGTGGCGAGGACTCTTGCCAAGCACGACCGTGCCGAGGTGACCCGCATACTTTCCAAGGCGTCGATCGCTTTTGGGCATGTATCGACAATGGCGGACCTCGCCGATCATCCGCAGAACAATTTTGTCGAAACAGACACCCCGTCAGGCCCCGTAAAATTGCTTGCTCCCGGCACGCGCATTGACGGGAAAACCCGCAAATTTGGTCCGGTTCCGGCACTGGGCGAACACACAACCTCTGTGCGTGACGAGTTTTCAGCACCTGCATCTTTCGCCGCCAAATAA
- a CDS encoding GntR family transcriptional regulator has product MPDKTLSSAQRAIQELRQKVFSGELAAGSDHLESELANLLEMSRTPVREAVLTLESQGLLELRPRKGVRILPLSPEDMAEIYDVLTELESHAAERAAQAGLSDQELAHLAKAIDDMDRALEKPDLDAWAEADDRFHKELVRLGGNSRIESIVSMMSDQVRRARTTTLFIRPLPTKSNEDHRAVYQAIRDRDAITARTSHRQHRQHAKDILVKLLNKHRLRFL; this is encoded by the coding sequence ATGCCGGACAAAACACTGTCAAGCGCGCAACGTGCGATACAAGAACTCCGTCAAAAGGTCTTTTCCGGTGAGTTGGCCGCAGGATCGGACCATCTGGAATCAGAACTCGCCAATCTGCTAGAAATGTCGCGCACACCTGTTCGCGAGGCCGTTCTCACGCTTGAAAGCCAAGGGTTGCTTGAACTGCGCCCGCGCAAAGGCGTTCGCATCCTTCCTCTGTCACCAGAAGACATGGCCGAAATCTATGATGTCCTGACCGAGCTAGAGAGCCACGCCGCAGAACGTGCGGCACAAGCCGGCCTCAGCGATCAAGAGTTGGCGCATCTCGCCAAAGCCATCGACGACATGGACCGGGCGCTCGAAAAACCCGACCTCGACGCTTGGGCCGAAGCCGATGACCGCTTTCACAAAGAGCTGGTTCGCCTTGGCGGCAACAGCCGCATCGAATCCATTGTCAGCATGATGAGCGACCAAGTGCGTCGCGCGCGGACAACAACACTTTTCATTCGCCCTTTGCCCACAAAATCAAACGAAGATCACCGCGCCGTTTATCAGGCAATTCGGGATCGCGATGCGATTACTGCCCGCACGTCGCATCGGCAACACAGGCAGCACGCCAAGGATATTTTGGTCAAGCTTTTGAACAAACACAGGCTGCGCTTTTTATAG